A region from the Malus domestica chromosome 07, GDT2T_hap1 genome encodes:
- the LOC103439688 gene encoding LOW QUALITY PROTEIN: carboxylesterase 1 (The sequence of the model RefSeq protein was modified relative to this genomic sequence to represent the inferred CDS: inserted 1 base in 1 codon), which yields MSGIVSNPDGTYTRRIQFPTVPAEPNPNSPTTRVLSKDVPVNPETRTTARLFLPREALDLPTSKLPLVFYYHGGAFIYLSAASSSIHDFCSDMALQLRALVVSLEYRLAPEHRLPAAYDDAVHALHWIASTREEWVTEFTDLSSCFLMGTSAGGNLAYHAGLRACEDIGDRLQPLRIKGLILHHPFFGGSDRTGSELAIADDPILSLPGCDXRWSLALPVGTDRDHVYCNPTVGKESEDRYVGIREMGWRVLVTGCFGDPLIDRQMQLAKMLEKEGVRITTHFGDGFHSMEVIDPSKAQDFFVVLKNFVYTT from the exons ATGTCCGGTATCGTTTCCAACCCGGATGGCACGTACACCCGTCGCATACAATTCCCAACCGTACCCGCCGAGCCCAACCCGAATTCTCCAACGACTCGGGTCCTCTCCAAAGACGTCCCTGTAAACCCGGAAACCCGAACCACGGCCCGACTATTCCTCCCCCGCGAAGCCCTCGATTTACCCACCTCTAAACTCCCTCTCGTTTTTTACTACCACGGCGGCGCGTTCATTTACCTCAGCGCCGCGTCATCCAGCATCCACGACTTTTGTTCCGACATGGCTCTCCAGCTCCGAGCTCTTGTCGTCTCCCTGGAGTACCGCCTAGCACCCGAGCACCGCCTCCCGGCAGCATACGACGATGCTGTGCATGCGTTGCACTGGATTGCCTCCACCAGAGAAGAGTGGGTCACTGAATTTACAGATCTGTCCAGTTGCTTTTTAATGGGAACTAGCGCTGGGGGGAACCTGGCTTACCACGCGGGGCTGCGCGCGTGTGAAGATATTGGCGATCGTCTCCAGCCTCTGCGAATCAAGGGGCTGATATTGCACCATCCGTTCTTTGGTGGGTCCGACAGAACAGGGTCAGAGCTGGCAATAGCAGATGACCCAATTTTGTCGCTACCCGGGTGCG GGAGGTGGAGTTTGGCGTTGCCCGTCGGCACAGACCGTGACCATGTGTACTGCAATCCAACGGTGGGAAAAGAATCTGAAGATCGTTACGTTGGAATTCGGGAGATGGGTTGGCGGGTCTTGGTTACGGGTTGTTTCGGAGACCCTTTGATTGACCGTCAGATGCAGTTGGCGAAGATGCTGGAGAAAGAGGGCGTACGTATAACGACCCACTTTGGCGATGGTTTCCATAGTATGGAGGTAATCGACCCGTCTAAAGCCCAAGACTTTTTTGTTGTCTTGAAAAACTTCGTGTATACTACTTAG